The following coding sequences lie in one Cronobacter universalis NCTC 9529 genomic window:
- a CDS encoding MFS transporter: MRSVKHDPYAPREWAPHEKPMLLGSPSTPHHAPWKRIAYGIVGLLVCLTGALGNAMVTANLQNLQGTFAAWSTEIAWLPAVYVMTNVSINLLLVKFRQQYGLRAFTEGFLVLYVLVTFFHLFVNDLNTAIMVRAAHGMVGAALSSLGIYYQIQAWPAKHRLKALTIGITGSQLAIPIARLFSTELLQLEEWRGLYLFELGLALISLACVIALKLPPGDRRKVFEKKDFITFLLMAPGMALLCGALSLGRLDWWFEAPWIGWALGASLVLILAAIVFEHNRTNPLLNTRWLSSGSIVRLGLIMVLIRIVLAEQNTGAIGWLQYIGLQNEQMTHLALAILAGVICGIVTSALTINPQKTVWPIMVSLALMIVASLMDSQATSQTRADQMLISQFLLGFGSAFFLAPAMLAGIGGVIADPRNLVSFSVLFGMSQNLGGLIGSALLGTFQTWREKYHSSLLADQLSSLNPLVNERLAQYSQIWSNLLTDPTLLNTQAVQQLQSVATTEANILAYNDTCLLTAAIAASTLLWIFWRLIRLRLAARRALKQAMQSGQ; the protein is encoded by the coding sequence ATGCGATCGGTGAAACACGACCCTTATGCGCCGCGCGAATGGGCGCCCCATGAAAAACCGATGCTGCTCGGCTCGCCGTCGACGCCGCACCATGCGCCCTGGAAGCGCATCGCCTATGGCATCGTCGGGCTGCTGGTGTGTCTGACCGGCGCGCTCGGTAACGCGATGGTCACGGCGAACCTGCAAAATTTGCAGGGCACGTTCGCGGCCTGGTCGACGGAAATAGCCTGGCTCCCCGCGGTTTATGTCATGACCAACGTCTCCATCAACCTGCTGCTGGTGAAATTTCGCCAGCAGTACGGGCTGCGCGCCTTTACCGAAGGGTTCCTGGTGCTCTATGTGCTGGTGACGTTTTTCCACCTGTTCGTTAACGATCTCAACACCGCCATCATGGTGCGCGCAGCGCACGGCATGGTGGGCGCGGCGCTCAGCTCGCTCGGCATCTATTACCAGATCCAGGCCTGGCCCGCGAAGCATCGCCTGAAGGCGCTGACCATCGGTATTACCGGTTCGCAGCTGGCGATCCCCATCGCCCGCCTCTTCTCTACCGAGCTGCTGCAACTGGAGGAGTGGCGCGGTCTGTATCTGTTCGAGCTGGGGCTGGCGCTGATTTCGCTCGCCTGCGTGATTGCGCTGAAACTGCCGCCGGGCGATCGCCGTAAAGTGTTTGAGAAAAAAGATTTTATTACGTTCTTACTGATGGCGCCCGGCATGGCGCTGCTCTGCGGCGCGCTGTCGCTCGGGCGGCTCGACTGGTGGTTTGAAGCGCCGTGGATAGGCTGGGCGCTCGGCGCGTCGCTGGTGCTTATCCTCGCCGCTATCGTGTTTGAGCATAACCGCACTAATCCGCTGCTGAACACCCGCTGGCTCTCCAGCGGCAGTATTGTGCGCCTCGGGCTGATTATGGTGCTGATCCGCATCGTGCTGGCGGAGCAGAATACCGGCGCTATCGGCTGGTTGCAGTATATCGGTTTACAGAATGAGCAGATGACGCACCTGGCGCTGGCGATTCTGGCGGGCGTGATTTGCGGCATCGTCACCAGCGCGCTCACTATCAACCCGCAGAAAACCGTCTGGCCGATTATGGTCTCGCTGGCGCTGATGATTGTCGCCTCGCTGATGGACAGCCAGGCCACCAGCCAGACCCGCGCCGACCAGATGCTGATAAGCCAGTTCCTGCTCGGCTTCGGCAGCGCCTTTTTCCTGGCGCCGGCGATGCTGGCGGGCATTGGCGGCGTGATCGCCGATCCGCGCAACCTGGTGAGCTTCTCGGTGCTGTTCGGCATGAGCCAGAACCTGGGCGGGCTTATCGGTTCGGCGCTGCTCGGCACCTTCCAGACCTGGCGGGAGAAGTATCACTCCAGCCTGCTGGCCGACCAGCTCTCGTCACTCAACCCACTGGTGAATGAACGGCTCGCGCAGTACAGCCAGATCTGGAGCAACCTGCTTACCGACCCGACGCTGTTAAACACCCAGGCGGTGCAGCAGTTGCAGAGCGTGGCGACCACCGAGGCCAATATTCTGGCCTATAACGATACCTGTCTGCTGACGGCGGCCATCGCCGCCTCGACGCTGTTATGGATTTTCTGGCGGCTTATCCGCCTGCGGCTCGCCGCGCGCCGCGCCCTGAAGCAGGCGATGCAGAGCGGCCAGTAA
- a CDS encoding HlyD family secretion protein codes for MSQQGAPTPASPEKNNLRVVSFFAAGAIGLVGLLVIMYAWQLPPFTRHAASTDNAYVRGMTTFISPQVNGYITNVNVQDFAHVNQGDVLMTIDDRIYKQRVHQAQATLAMREAALANNLQQRRSAEATVAQNKAALASARAQSLHNQADLRRVKELTQDGSLSVRERDAAIASAAQGSASVEQAAAQLEVSRQNLQSVIVNRASLEADVENARAALELAEIDLQNTRIIAPRDGQLGQITVRQGGYVTAGTRLTSLVPPQNWVIANLKETQLADVKTGQPVTFTVDALNDEKFEGRVQSISPATGVEFSAITPDNATGNFVKIAQRIPVRIEVLGDAEKRARLRPGMSVQVTINTRSEAK; via the coding sequence ATGAGCCAACAAGGCGCCCCCACCCCCGCGTCGCCGGAAAAAAACAACCTGCGCGTGGTTTCCTTTTTCGCCGCCGGCGCCATCGGGCTGGTCGGCCTGCTGGTAATTATGTACGCCTGGCAGCTTCCGCCGTTTACCCGCCACGCGGCGTCGACGGATAACGCCTACGTGCGCGGTATGACGACGTTTATCAGCCCGCAGGTGAACGGCTATATCACCAACGTTAACGTGCAGGATTTCGCGCATGTGAACCAGGGCGACGTGCTGATGACGATCGATGACCGCATCTACAAACAGCGGGTGCATCAGGCGCAGGCGACGCTCGCGATGCGCGAGGCGGCGCTGGCTAATAACCTGCAACAGCGCCGCAGCGCCGAGGCGACGGTCGCCCAGAATAAAGCGGCGCTCGCCAGCGCCCGCGCCCAGAGCCTGCATAACCAGGCCGATTTACGCCGCGTGAAGGAACTGACACAGGATGGCTCGCTGTCGGTGCGCGAGCGCGACGCCGCCATCGCCAGCGCCGCGCAGGGCAGCGCCAGCGTAGAGCAGGCCGCCGCCCAGCTTGAGGTGTCGCGCCAGAATCTGCAAAGCGTGATTGTGAACCGCGCATCGCTCGAAGCGGATGTCGAAAACGCCCGCGCGGCGCTGGAGCTTGCTGAAATCGACCTGCAAAACACCCGTATTATCGCCCCGCGCGACGGCCAGCTCGGGCAAATTACCGTGCGTCAGGGCGGCTACGTGACCGCCGGAACGCGGCTGACGTCGCTGGTGCCGCCGCAGAACTGGGTTATCGCCAATCTGAAAGAAACCCAGCTTGCCGACGTGAAAACCGGCCAACCGGTGACGTTCACCGTGGACGCGCTGAACGATGAGAAATTCGAAGGCCGCGTGCAGAGCATCTCTCCGGCGACAGGCGTGGAGTTCAGCGCCATTACGCCCGATAACGCGACCGGCAACTTTGTAAAAATCGCCCAGCGTATCCCGGTGCGCATAGAGGTGCTGGGCGACGCCGAAAAACGCGCCCGCCTGCGTCCCGGCATGTCGGTTCAGGTCACCATCAACACCCGCAGCGAGGCGAAATAA
- a CDS encoding efflux transporter outer membrane subunit encodes MRRALTLLTTALLLAGCHSGNVEQARPSLTIPPAWRAAVGPSSPTEGFWWRNFHDSALNRYVDQALRYNSDVLLARERVNQYQAQVQAALGDRFPTLDAGFSAGRSRSQSAATGLPVYGDLYKGSLNASYNVDIWGEYASAADAARASLEAQKAAAAAANLTVASQVASGYITLLALDEQLRVTQSTLSAREDALKLAKRQYETGYSSRLELMQSESELRATRAQIPQIQHQITQQENALSILIGQNPGPVARGGEFDALSPLTIPSQLPSSLLNRRPDIVQAEQTLVASDAQLNVARARLLPGINLTASGSLQENTLPELLANPLRLWSVGASVLAPLLNREALNAQVDVTTSQKNQALYSYESTVRNAFREVNDSLDAVQRLGEQLVELQAQEQAAQETLRIAHNRYQNGYASYLDELDARRTLFSAQLNVVQVKNNLLLAQVDLYRSLGGGWPGAAAQNGNHSYAAKVANP; translated from the coding sequence ATGCGCCGCGCTCTGACACTGCTGACCACCGCCCTCCTGCTCGCAGGCTGTCATTCCGGCAACGTGGAGCAGGCCCGCCCCTCGCTTACTATTCCGCCCGCCTGGCGCGCCGCCGTCGGCCCGTCCTCGCCCACGGAAGGCTTCTGGTGGCGCAATTTTCACGATTCGGCGCTGAACCGCTATGTGGATCAGGCGCTTCGCTACAACAGCGATGTGCTGCTGGCTCGCGAGCGCGTTAATCAGTATCAGGCGCAGGTACAGGCGGCACTCGGCGATCGCTTCCCGACGCTCGACGCCGGTTTCAGCGCCGGCCGCAGCCGTTCGCAATCGGCCGCGACGGGCCTGCCGGTGTATGGCGATCTCTACAAAGGCAGCCTGAACGCCAGTTATAACGTCGATATCTGGGGCGAATACGCCAGCGCCGCCGACGCCGCCAGGGCGAGCCTGGAGGCGCAGAAAGCCGCGGCCGCCGCCGCCAACCTGACGGTGGCCTCGCAGGTCGCCAGCGGTTATATCACGCTGCTGGCGCTGGATGAGCAGCTTCGGGTGACGCAGTCGACGCTTAGCGCGCGCGAAGACGCGCTGAAGCTGGCGAAACGCCAGTATGAAACCGGCTACAGCTCACGGCTGGAGCTGATGCAGTCGGAATCTGAACTGCGCGCCACGCGCGCGCAGATCCCGCAGATTCAGCACCAGATAACCCAGCAGGAGAACGCGCTCAGTATTCTCATCGGCCAGAACCCTGGTCCGGTCGCGCGCGGCGGCGAGTTCGACGCCTTAAGCCCGCTTACGATCCCATCCCAGCTGCCGTCGTCGTTGTTAAACCGCCGTCCGGATATCGTCCAGGCCGAACAGACGCTGGTGGCGAGCGACGCGCAGCTGAACGTGGCCCGCGCGCGCCTGCTGCCGGGCATTAACCTCACCGCGTCGGGTTCGCTCCAGGAGAATACCCTGCCGGAACTGCTCGCCAACCCGCTGCGGCTCTGGAGCGTGGGTGCCAGCGTTCTTGCGCCGCTGCTGAACCGCGAGGCGCTGAATGCGCAGGTTGACGTGACAACGTCACAGAAAAATCAGGCGCTTTACAGTTATGAGAGCACAGTGCGCAATGCGTTCAGGGAAGTGAACGACAGCCTCGACGCGGTGCAGCGTCTTGGCGAACAGCTCGTTGAGCTGCAGGCGCAGGAGCAGGCCGCGCAGGAGACGCTGCGTATCGCCCATAACCGTTACCAGAACGGGTACGCCTCGTATCTTGATGAGCTGGACGCCCGCCGCACGCTCTTTTCGGCGCAGCTTAATGTGGTGCAGGTGAAAAACAATCTGCTGCTGGCGCAGGTGGATCTCTACCGGTCGCTCGGCGGCGGGTGGCCCGGTGCCGCTGCGCAAAACGGTAATCACAGCTATGCTGCTAAGGTAGCCAATCCGTAA
- a CDS encoding O-methyltransferase: MQQQWSEVDEYLAQALIPADPLMAQVLENNRLAGLPPHDVSPLQGQFLGLLVMMTGAKRVLEIGTLGGYSTLWLARALPEDGLVVTLEANAEHAEVAAANLALASVTPKVQLRVGPAAESLPLYADEPPFDLIFIDADKPNNPLYLEWALTLSRTGTVIVGDNVVRDGAVTDPQSDDLRVQGVRTFIEMLGNHPRLRATALQTVGSKGWDGFTLAVVK, from the coding sequence ATGCAGCAACAATGGAGTGAAGTCGATGAATATCTGGCGCAGGCGCTGATTCCCGCCGATCCGCTGATGGCGCAGGTACTTGAGAACAACCGTCTGGCGGGCCTGCCGCCGCATGACGTCTCGCCCTTGCAGGGGCAATTTCTGGGGCTTTTAGTGATGATGACCGGCGCGAAGCGGGTGCTGGAAATCGGCACGCTCGGCGGTTACAGCACGCTGTGGCTGGCGCGCGCGCTGCCGGAGGACGGGCTGGTGGTGACGCTTGAGGCGAACGCGGAACACGCCGAAGTCGCGGCCGCCAACCTGGCCCTGGCGAGCGTGACGCCGAAGGTGCAGCTGCGCGTGGGGCCTGCGGCGGAGAGTCTGCCGCTGTACGCCGACGAGCCGCCGTTTGATCTGATTTTTATCGATGCCGATAAACCGAATAACCCGCTGTACCTGGAGTGGGCGTTGACGCTTTCACGCACCGGAACGGTGATTGTGGGTGATAACGTGGTGCGCGACGGCGCCGTGACCGATCCGCAGAGCGACGATTTACGCGTGCAGGGCGTGCGAACGTTTATCGAGATGCTCGGCAACCACCCGCGCCTGCGCGCCACCGCGCTGCAAACCGTCGGCAGCAAGGGCTGGGACGGTTTTACGCTGGCGGTGGTGAAGTAA